The sequence AcccttctttgctttgttttgtttttaactgaaaATTCCAGACACATGAGAGTAGAGAGAATTAGTACAGTGACCGCCTGCCCGCATCCATGCTCCAGGGTCAGTCCTCTGCACTCCGGGCTGTCTGATTGTGTCCGTGCTCCCCCTCCACACCCGCTTAGGTGATTTTGCAGCAAATCCCAGATATCGGATCATTTCACACTTAAGTACTTTGGTGTCTGTCTCTCAAAGATAAGGACTTCAATAATaatcacaataccattatcacacctatAAAATTAACAAATTCCTTAGTATCATCAACTACCCAGCCAGTGGTCAGATTTCTGAAATgctcttataattatttttttttacagttttcaaatcaggattttttaaaagtccacACAAATATGTGTGGTTGGTATCTCTGAGTCTCTTAACCTATAAGCgtctcctcccctttttttttgcagtttattTATCGGGACTTATTCGAACAGCTGCCGGGTGGGGAGTtgacagggaggggcagggaggatgGCAGGGGTTTGTTGCAGTAACccaggggaggggacaggaggcGAGGGCACAGGGTCTGAGGTGGAGGAGGGGGCACTGGTGGTGGTCGTGGTGTTGGGCTGGGGGTTGATGGAGCAGACTCCTTGGAGGAAGGCCTTACCTTGCAGGGGTTGGTCCTGCAGGATGAGCAGGAGTTTCCTGGTGGTGTCGGAGGAGGGGCTTTGAGCAGCGGGCTGTCCCTCTGGGTCCCCGCtctgggtgtgctgacacagggGTCTGCCCCCCTTTCTCTGACCGGCCTGTCCGCGTGTGCCTGCTCACTAGGGAAGTACCACTGCCCGGTGCTGTTCACCGTGTTCACCAACAACACTCACATCGTGGCTGTCAGGACCACCGGCAACGTCTACGCCTACGAGGTGGGTTCTTGGGAGCTGTGTGGCATCCAGGCTCTTCGGGTGTGTGCCCCAGGGAAACCCAGGGCTGGGGGTCCCAGGGCGCAGTAGGCATGGCCTGTCTCGGTGGAGCCTATATTCTGAGAGCCACAGTGGAGTCGAGAAAAGGTGGGGCCTTTGTGCGGTCTCCGGACCTGAAGCCTGGGCGGTTCTTTCGTACCCCAGGAGTCCTCCCCACAGTCGTCTTCAGTGAAGACTCTTACTGACCAGGCCCTGGGAGGGAACTGTGCTCtaagggcaggccccagggctgcgAGGGGAACACCCAGCCCCTCGGCTCCTGGTGGAGTCCCCAGGAGGAGTGGGTGCAGGCCGGTGGGTGAGTGTAGGGGAGAGGAGGCCCCGACTTCCATACCCATCCTTCTGCCCCGGGCGTGCCGATGGAGGGTACAGATGGCAGGAGTGTGGGCCCCACATTGGGAGGAAGCCCTCTCAGGGCCATTTTTGTTTCCATTACTGGCTATTGGCAGGGTCCGTGTGGCCAGCGCTGCTCTAAGGGTTCTGAGGGTCACTTCTTGCCCAAAGTGTGCATGGATTGGGAGGCGTGCCTAGTAGACATAGGTGCTCTTGCTGAGCCTGTTTGCTGATGTGTAAGATGTGTGTGACGAGAGTCCTGTGAGGACCTTTGCTGAGAGGGCTGAATTCTAGTCTCGGGGACTCAGCAAGCTCCACTCTCAGTGGTGGGGCCGCCGCTGTGAGCCCTTGTTGGGTACACGGTTGTCCCCATCTTTTCCCCACATCTGGGCGGGCTCCAGGCTCCTGCTGCCTCGTTGGGGGCAGGCACCATAACGGCAGCTTCCTCCTGGCCGCAGGCAGTGGAGCAGCTAAATATCAAGGCCAAGAACTTCCGGGACCTGCTGACTGACGAGACCTTCTCCCGGCAGGACATCATCACTCTCCAGGTGGGTGTCCCCTTCCCACTGCCGTTCCAGGGGGTCCACATCGAGAACCTTGGCACAGCTCCCCTCTGCCAACCCCACCTCTCCACCCATGCTCGCTGGCTTCCTCCTTGCCACCTGCCTGGTTGCGGTTTCCCAGCTGCCTTCAGCTGCTGCCCTCAgttcccccacctccagccctccCAGCTCTCACGGGCTGCATCCTCAGTCTGGTTCTCACATGTCCCCTTCCAGTGCCTGTCCCTGCTGTGTCAGGGCCCCTCATCTCTGCCACCAGAGCCATCTCGGCATCTGAGTGGCCCCTTTGCAGGTGTGACTCTCCTCCCGCCCCCCTGAGGGTGGGGGCTGATGCATGCTCTGTACCTCAGCATTGGGCACAGGGCGTGCCTGTAGGTGTCGTAGCCCTGAGTGAGTTAATGAAAAATGTGAATTTAGGAAATCAGGGGTGACCCTAGATGGGTCGTTCCTTTCTCATTGGGGTCAGCAGTCCCCTCTCCCCATCCTGGCCTAGGACCCTCGTGCCACCCGTCCGTTCTTTGCTGCCTGGGGCAGCCGCTCGTCTCAGGACCGGGTCCTGGCTATAGTGCTGGCTGACTCTGCTGCACGTGTTTGTTTGCCTGCAGGACCCCACCAATTTGGACAAATTCAACGTCTCCAACTTCTTTCACGTTAAGAATAACATGAAAATAACAGACCCGGGTACGTACAAGCTGAGCTGGTCTGGGTGCCGGGGGTTTGGGTGCAATTGGTCGCTGCTCCTTGGGTGAAGCCCCCACCTTCCTCGGGGCCCGAGCACCCAGGAGTCTTTCTCAAGCCTAGACAGGCCTTGAATTTCCCGAGCCGACATTcagcttctcctgtgctgaggtTGGCGGGACCACCCTGGCCCACACCCACCCATGGGGCCCTGACATGGTGGGTGCCAGCCAGGGCCATTATGCCTCAGTGCCCACAGCTTCATGAGATAGAGGCCTGGCTGCTGCCTCCTTCCGACTCCAGACTCAGCTCCAGGACCACTTCCTTGCCCAGGTCATCAGTGCCTGGATGGGGCCCTCTCCTCCTAGGGATTGTCTCTGTCCCCGCTACAGGGACAGGCAGGCTGCTCGGTCCCTCTGGCAGGTATGCAGACGGGTGTTGAGTGTGGACGCTGCTCAGCTAGCCAGTCTCCGCAAGCAGGGTCCTGTGGTGCAGGGCTGTTTGTGAACACTGTTGGGGCTGGGGCCGGGCCAGGGACAGAGACCAGAGCTGCCTCCAGTGGACCCCATCGGCCGGTGGAGTTGCTGCCCTTCGGGGCTGTTTCCTCGCTCTCCCTCCACAAGCTCCTCCCCGGGTTTGTATCAAGATCAAGAAGGTGTCACTGTGATGGAGGCTTGGGTTACATCGGCCTGAGTCCTGGCCCAGGGCTTCCACTGTTGCAGTGGGTTCCTGTCCCTGTCATGCACATTTGGGGACGTTGCTGAGGGCTCAACTGCTCAGGGCCACCATGgtgttttgtagatgaagaaaaggCCAAACAGGACCCATCTTATTATTTGAAGAACACAAATGCTGAGACCCGAGAGACGCTGCAGGAGCTCTACAAGGAGTTCAAAGGGGACGAGGTCCTGGCGGCCACCATGAGAGTGCCGGAGAAGAAGAAGGTGGACAGGCTGAACGCTGTGAGTTGGCGGAGGCCAGCACTGCTAGCTCAGCCCCACAGAGTGGGCCTGGGATACATTTAGAGGGGAGGCAGCCAGGAGCCCCCAGGCCAACATGCGCCTGGGGGCCCAGAGGAGGCTGGGGGTGACGGATGGGTATGCTGGGGGCCACGCAGGGGAGGAGGCCCCCAACCATGGAGGGTCTGCAGCATGCTCTGGCCCAAGCTGGGCAGACCAGAACAGACATGCTGGGTGGATAGCTGCCGGGTGGCTTCCACAGTACCACGTGACCCAGCAGCCTCCTGCCTGTGGTCTATGCGTGGCAGGGAGAGGATGGCCCACTGGGGTGCAGAGTTGCTGCCCTGCAGAGCTGGTTACCTGGTGCCCAGAGCAAACCCAGGGAGAGACGGCAGAGGCATTTCAGGGGTGCCATGGTGCTGAGGGGAGGGAACAAGCAGTGCTGGGGGCTGCTTGCTGCCCACCCCACCTGGGCCTCTCGTTTGCCTCTCACGACACCCAGTACTTGGCCCTGAGGCCTCCATTCAGCAGGGATGGTGCCAGGGTTGCACTCTTGCCTGTTGGTCCCCAAAGCTGCCCCTTTCCCTATTCAGGCAGGGCCTGGCGacctggggctgggaggtgggcaggacaGAGCGGGGCTCTGAGGCTCCCTCCATAAAGAATTACCCAGGAAAATTTGTAAAAGTAAGAAGAGAAAGTTTGTTGTTCATAATCCCAACACTCTTAACAGCTCCTAGCGTTTTGGTTTATTTCCCCTGATGGGAAGAAATCCCACTTTTTTCTCCCTCTGCCTAGGataaaaaaataacatctattagggcttattttttcctgattaaaaAGGCAATGTGTTTACTGTAGAAGCCtgaaagctttaaaaagaaacTAGAGTCCCTTACACTGTGACCCCCAGCGGTGAGCAGTTTCCACCTGGTTGATTTCCAGGGTCTCATTTAACATGAGAGCCGTGGCCAGATGCACCTTCAGCCCAGTTCAGGCCTGCAGGCTGCTGCCTTCTGTGCAGGCTGGTCTCGCGGTCAAGGGCACCCCTGCTTgggcctctccctcccactcctgTCATCACATCCCTTGATCCCTGGGCCCTTAGAGAGAGGCTGATGCGGGCCGGGCTGTCCCGTGGCCTAGGAGGTCCCTGCTGGTGTCTGTGGGCAGTGGCCAGGTCCACCTTCCTGGAGGAGAGGTGCTGAGCAGGGCCTGAGTGGTGGGGTTGGCTGGCTTCCATGTCCCTGGCCCGCTGGCCTCGCCAGGCACCGCTGATATGCTGACGTGGTTTTCCCGGCAGGCCCACTATTCCACTGGGAAGGTGAGCGCCTCCTTCACCTCCACTGCCATGGTTCCAGAGACCACGCATGAAGCAGGTAGCTGCCTTTGCGTCTCCATCACTAGCCATGCTGCTTAACAGTGGCCGACAGCAGGGtggcctgcctccctccctcctcagcaTTGCTCTGTTATGCCTGGCTTCCTGGGCTCTTAGGCAATTCAGGAGTGGTCAGGCAGGGACAAGCCCTTTTGGAAGTGTGTTTGTGTCTGGGATCGGGGAGGCTACAGTGAGGGGGAGGCGGCGGGCTGGAGGCCCTCCTCCTACTGTGTCCTGCCTCCTGGGGCCACCCTGCCTTGGGCTCCAGGCTGCCCACGGCACCTAAGCCTTCCACCAAGGCTGCCCTTGACGTCATCCCCCAAACCCCCTTTCTCTTGTGTTCTCAACCTGTCCCCCAGACCCCTACTGTCCCTTGAGCCCCTCCCCCAAAATCCTGGCTTTTCCAGCATCCTCTTCTTAACTGCTGAGCCCCTCCTCAGCCCCTCTGCCCGTAGACTCGCCCCGTCCTGCCCCCTGCTGCCCCCTGCTGCTCAGCCAGGGCAGATCTCAGGCTCTCCCCAGAGCTGGGGCGCATCCGAGGCCTTAGTTCCTGGCATGGGTGGGGCTGCCCCAGGTTGAGGGCAGGCATGGAGCTCGGGCCTCTGCTTGCAGCCGCCATTGACGAGGACATGCTGCGCTACCAGTTTGTGAAGAAGAAGGGCTATGTGCGGCTGCACACCAACAGGGGTGATCTCAACCTGGAGCTGCACTGCGACATGGTGGGTGTGCAGCTGGCCCCCCAGCACCCAGGGTTGTCTCGGGGTCTTAAATGCAAAGCTGCAGTTAGTCTGTGCTTGTTGTAGAAAATTCAGCCTGTCCTCACTTCCCTCCCCAGAAGGGACCCTGTGAGCGCTGTTCTGGGCAGACAGGGGCACACCCATCCCACAGGAGGGGCTGGCTCCACCCCTCACTCTGCTCGCACGTCTCCCTGTGGCCCTTGCCCTGGGTCACGGCGGCTGCCACTGTCCTGTCGTTCAGCTTCATGGTCCTTCCTTACCTTGTCTGGACCGGGCGGCGGACTGCCTTCTGCTACGTGAGGAAGGCCCAGGTGGTGTTTGTGACCCTCCCATTGGCTGCTGCTCGCCTCACAGAAGTATCTGGGCTTTTTTGCAGACACCAAAAACCTGCGAGAACTTCATCAAGCTCTGCAAGAAGCAGTATTACGACGGCATCGTCTTCCACAGGTCCATCAGGAACTTCGTGGTGAGTGAGGCACTGGCCACACACGTGCTCCCACACGGGAAGCTGTGTGGCTCCTGGCCAGGCCGATTCCTGCAGGGGACCCCTGTCGTCCCTGTGAGCTCCTTTTCTCAGGGATGGGAACACAGTGGGCTTGTGCAGAGAGGTGGTCTTGGGAGCGCCCCTGTCCTCGCCAAGAGCTCAGACCCTTGCGTTGAGCCCATTTGGCAGGTGGGGAGTTCATTCGGTCAGTAGGCTGTGGGCAGTAGGCAGCCGCGAGAGGGCCGGGCGGGGCCTTGGGGTCCTGGGCACAGCTCTCTCACTGGCTTTTGTTCTTGCAGATCCAGGGGGGTGACCCCACTGGCACAGGCACGGGTAGGTACTGGTGCTGGGGCTCCCCTGGGCCTGCTCCGTAGGCTGTGTGGGGTAGGTGGGCAGGGGCTGTGCCAAGATTTCCAGATATGGAATCTGATAGACCAGCTGCCAGTGTGCTGTGCGAGCTCAGGCGCGTGCGTCAGTTCTCTCATTTTGAGGTGGTCGTGAGGCCTAAATGAtaggaggggagggggagcacaCTGCCTCTTGCCTGACTCCAGAGGCACCCCTCTTTGTCAGCAGACCAAGGGAGGCTCAAGGGAGCCCACAGCCAGGGAGATTGGGCCCTGCCTGAGACCCCCTAGCTGCCCTCCCACTGCCTCTCAAAGACCCCTCAGCCCGTCGGCTGCTTGGGCCAGGCCCACTCCCTTTCTTTCCCTGTGTGGCGTGAGCGATAACCACCTGTGGCCTTCACCCTTTACTTCCTGTCCTTGGGACCAGGCCTCACGCAGGGGCTCCgaggggcctgggggctgggtgGGGTCCAGGAGAAGTTGGTGGTGAGGGTCCCTCCGGGCCGGCGCTGCCCTCCAAGGTGCCCTTGCCCCCAACACGGCCCCAGCAGAGCCTGGTGCCCCTATGGGACTCAGCACAGGTTTCTGGAGCTGGGCTGCGTCCTACTGGCTGTGCTTGGCTGGGGCCCAGTCGTTCTTGCTGCCAGCcctgctcctttctcttccaGGTGGAGAGTCGTACTGGGGAAAGCCCTTCAAAGATGAGTTCCGGCCCAACCTCTCGCACACGGGCCGGGGCATCCTCAGCATGGCCAACTCTGGGCCCAACACCAACAAGTCTCAGTTGTGAGTCAGCCGGGTGGCTGTGGGATGGGCCTGGGGAGGAGGCCCAGGGCTCCCTGCAGGTTCTCCCTCTCAGCCTCGCCCTGAAGGTCATGCTCGACCTGAGTCCAGTCCGGAAAGTGTGCAGCACCCCTGGGAAGACTCCCACGACACGGTCCAGACCTGCCACAAGGGCTGGGCATGTGCACCTGTGTGCCTAAGACGTCAGCCAGCAGCTCTGCGCCCTCTGGCATGTAAAGGCCTCCTGGAGAGGGCGCCACAGGAAGCAGATGTGGGTGTGGGCGTGGGTGGCctgggccagggagtggcagggaGAGGGGACCTGTGCAGGAGGGGCCCGAATCAGTCTGCCTCGAGCAGCCGCTGGAGGTGGGGCGCTTATAGAAATGGGGGACTAGGTGAGGGGTTGAGAATTCTGCTTTGAACGTTTAAGTGTCAGATGGCTGGGGCACCCAACTTGGTTCCAGTGGGTCTGAGTTTTGGCACTGAGAGTGTGAGAATGGGCTGGAAGTACAGGCCTGGGCATCCCCGTGTCCCAGTGTAAAGAGGGGATGAGTGGCCCCCCAGGAGTGAGTGTGGGGAGGGGAGTGGCCTGGACCCTGCctgggaggcagaggcagaggggtcTCCACGAGGCCTCGAGAGGAGAGTTTCCGAAGCAGCCACACGCGGCCGCGgagcaggcagggcagggcaggttgGTCTGGGCAACAAGGAGGCTGGGCCGGCGTGTCCTGGCTGTTTGATGGGGCGCCCCGCAGACCCGTCTGGCTCGGGGGGCATTCGGCGCTGGTTCCTCAGTCACTCCTTCTCGAGAGCTTTGtgattttatctgttttgttattTACTACTAAAAATCTTTAATTCCTACTTGTTCTTGTGTGGGGAGTGCTTGTGGGGAGCCCCTAAAGGGTGGGACACTGCCTTCTTACACCCTCTGTGGTCCCTTGGCTGAGGGGGCTTGTTGCAGGTGATTTTTCAATAAATCCTGTCCGACCTCAACTAGGGCCTTCCTGCTGAGAGCTTCTGACAGAGAAGgcactcctctgcctcctccggCCACTGTCCCGAGAGGCTCCTGGCTCCGCTCTCCTTCCTCCCGTCGTCACATAGTCTGTTCTTGTCTAATTGGGCTCTCATTCTGGACTCTGTTCTTCCTCTCCAGTATCACACAGACTTGGTTAGACTGGCTCTCTGTGCAGGAAGCTCTGTAAGATGTTCTAGTGTTCTGGCAGGTCCACCCTCACTGTTTATCACAttactttttgtctttatttggTTGTTCATTCTCTAATATGAACTCTGAGATTGTTTTATCTAGTGCTTTGAAACTTCTATTGGGATTCCAACTGGAGTGATGTGACATCTGTAGTTTGGAAGAGTAGATGTGTATATGACATCTTTTATCTAAGAATGTGGCTTGACTTTCCCTGTGGAtatgttttaaatcttttaatatgattttatagttttctaCACATGGGTCCTTGCCTTTCCAGATAAAGCTACTCcttaagaattttataatttgtgatatttttgtaaatggaatttttttccaattctATTGCTCATATAGAGAAAATCGATTTATTTTATATCTAGCCACTTTATAAATCCTCTTCTATTTCAAGTAGTCTTTATAAGGAGTGTCTTGGGTTTTCTAGATATTCGGGTTTATCAGGACAGGTGGTGTCCTCCTCTCTGTTCTGGTGTGACTGCCAGTCCCCTTACTGCAGTCCTGCTTTCTATGACATGCTGTTTTGCCATCTGATCAGATTTGTTGTTGGGCCTGCTTTTTTAGGCAAGGTTGTGGAATTTCCAGATGCTTTTCTCTGAGCATCCGTTACTGTGGttatatgattttcttttcctcctggaATTTGTGGATGTAACCACTGGACTGACCAGCCTTTCTGTCACTATTTCGTCCTGGAGTAAAGTGGGCTGGTCCTTGCCGTGCTGTGGTGTTCCACTGGCTACTGTTTCAGATTGCGTGCCGTTGTCGTCATATGGGACCCCAGTGTGGGTTGTCTGGGGTGGTTTGATCGGCCCCGAGAATGAGTCGGGTGCAGCTGGCGTACAGTAAGCCTGCCTCGCTTTATGGCCTGGGATAGTTTAACTTACCTTGGACTCAGCTGCTTGTTAAGTTACTTGTCAAGAACGGCTTGCAGGTCATTCATGCTCCTTCCTCACTCGGGTTCCACCTCAGGGGCCAATTGGGTAGTTTCTCTTTTGCCAGAATTTAACTCGTGCATCTCTAGATTTCCAAACTTGCTTCCGTGGCATCTCTTCTGTCTGTGCTCCCgtctcccttctctttcctttttttttttttaaattttttgtttattgcagtaacattggtttataacattgtataaatttcaggtgtacatcattatacttctatttctgcatagattacatcatgttcaccacccaaatactaattacaacccatcaccacacacatgtgccgaattagcctttcgccctcctccctccccccttcgcctctggtaaccaccaatccaatctctgtctctatgtgtttgtttattgttgttcccTTCTCTTTCCTGATCACATCTGTATTCCTTTTTTCCTTAATGGTTTACAGAGGGTTTAACTGCTTTTACTTTCTGTGTAATTATTTTCAGTTTCTAGCTTTGATTGCTTCTTCCTggtttcttctctcttctgtctTACTTTCATGTCTTACTGTACCACTGAAGACATTTGGGCGTGACATGCTGAGGGCCTGTTTCCCTTCCTGCTGTGCTGCGTGCTGGTCGTTTGTCATTTCCCTGTTAATTTCCTCCCAGCGAAGGGTTATGTGGGAGTGTTTATTTCCAAGGAGGTTAGGTGGGTGGTTTGTGTGTTGTTGTTTGGGGAGGGGGCGGGTGtcactttttattattaatttcaaaCTCGGGCTTAAGTAGCCCATAAAACTGCTGCTGGATTGGTGATGTTCTTGTCTTTTTACTTGTAATGTTATTTTGTGCTTTCTCAGACAcctttcttttcaaagaacttagactttattttctgttatatttttgttttccctttcgttatttttctgtttccttcctattttcttcaggtttatttcattctcttgttAGAAATTAGCACCAGCGAGCCCCGCTTGGTGGCCAGAGTTCAGGTCTGCACAGTGGTGGCCCGGGAGGAGGGTCGTCCCTGCTCAGCGGGGTGACGCGTGTGCTGAGAGCTCCAGTCCCTCACTAGCTGTGTGTGCCAGCACCGCCTCCCTGGGGGATGGCTTTGCCCCCTTGGGCACCGTAACTGACCCCGTGATGCTGTTTGCCTTCGTCTCTTGTCTGATACCTTCTTCTTAGCCTTTTTTAATATTTCGTTTCATTTCCTACTTTCCTGTTTTTCCTGGTGTGGAAGTTAGGTGTTTTACTTCTGGCCTTAAGTCAAGAAATACATCTATTTCAAATCTGAAGTtagagtttctctctctctttccttcccagaCAAGACCCTTGCAGTCACCCCCGGCCATCTCTCATGTTAGTGTGGTCAGGCATTTTAATtccacccattttccccaaatgagGGTGCAGATTTTCTAGGTCAGTGTTGATATACGTTCACCCATGTGTCTCAATGTCTTTACTCCCTTTTCTGCTTGTTGCCTCCTTTCTTCTGGTTCAGAGTCGTTGGTCCTTCAGTCGGTCTCTTGATGGGACAGGGCCTGGTTTCCATTTGCTCCCCTCCCAACCTCCTCTCCAGAGCATCTCTGCCTCCAGGCTCTGGGCACAGCATCTGCCCGACGGGAGGCTGGCAGCAGCCGGGCCTGGAGGCCGAGCCTCCCCTGTCCCTTCCCGGGCGCTGTGCCCTGGGCCTTCAGGGGAGCCAGAGGCCTTGGCTCACGTGGGCAGCCTTGGCTGACAGCCTGCCCTCGATGAGCAGGGCACGGGGGCCACCACCCTCTCTGGATCTCCAGCTTCCCAGGGCGGGCTCTGGAGAGAGGGGC is a genomic window of Diceros bicornis minor isolate mBicDic1 chromosome 35, mDicBic1.mat.cur, whole genome shotgun sequence containing:
- the PPIL2 gene encoding RING-type E3 ubiquitin-protein ligase PPIL2 isoform X6, with product MSAPEASISRTRRLETVCTSSIALASPGTLPVLSTLTSMVARNQKLDARSLIKLNFAKNSEGKYHCPVLFTVFTNNTHIVAVRTTGNVYAYEAVEQLNIKAKNFRDLLTDETFSRQDIITLQDPTNLDKFNVSNFFHVKNNMKITDPDEEKAKQDPSYYLKNTNAETRETLQELYKEFKGDEVLAATMRVPEKKKVDRLNAAHYSTGKVSASFTSTAMVPETTHEAAAIDEDMLRYQFVKKKGYVRLHTNRGDLNLELHCDMTPKTCENFIKLCKKQYYDGIVFHRSIRNFVIQGGDPTGTGTGGESYWGKPFKDEFRPNLSHTGRGILSMANSGPNTNKSQFFITFRSCAYLDKKHTIFGRVVGGFDTLTAMESVESDPKTDRPKEEIRIDSTTVFVDPYEEADAQIAEERKKTQLEEVAPESTVKTSQPKPGSQGLQTYRQGVGKYINPAATKRIAEEEPSTSAAVPVAKKKPSRGFGDFSSW
- the PPIL2 gene encoding RING-type E3 ubiquitin-protein ligase PPIL2 isoform X7; translated protein: MVARNQKLDARSLIKLNFAKNSEGKYHCPVLFTVFTNNTHIVAVRTTGNVYAYEAVEQLNIKAKNFRDLLTDETFSRQDIITLQDPTNLDKFNVSNFFHVKNNMKITDPDEEKAKQDPSYYLKNTNAETRETLQELYKEFKGDEVLAATMRVPEKKKVDRLNAAHYSTGKVSASFTSTAMVPETTHEAAAIDEDMLRYQFVKKKGYVRLHTNRGDLNLELHCDMTPKTCENFIKLCKKQYYDGIVFHRSIRNFVIQGGDPTGTGTGGESYWGKPFKDEFRPNLSHTGRGILSMANSGPNTNKSQFFITFRSCAYLDKKHTIFGRVVGGFDTLTAMESVESDPKTDRPKEEIRIDSTTVFVDPYEEADAQIAEERKKTQLEEVAPESTVKTSQPKPGSQGLQTYRQGVGKYINPAATKRIAEEEPSTSAAVPVAKKKPSRGFGDFSSW
- the PPIL2 gene encoding RING-type E3 ubiquitin-protein ligase PPIL2 isoform X3; protein product: MGKRQHQKDKMYITCAEYTHFYGGKKPDIPQTNFRRLPFDHCSLSLQPFVYPVCTPEGVVFDLLNIVPWLKKYGTDPSNGEKLDARSLIKLNFAKNSEGKYHCPVLFTVFTNNTHIVAVRTTGNVYAYEAVEQLNIKAKNFRDLLTDETFSRQDIITLQDPTNLDKFNVSNFFHVKNNMKITDPDEEKAKQDPSYYLKNTNAETRETLQELYKEFKGDEVLAATMRVPEKKKVDRLNAAHYSTGKVSASFTSTAMVPETTHEAAAIDEDMLRYQFVKKKGYVRLHTNRGDLNLELHCDMTPKTCENFIKLCKKQYYDGIVFHRSIRNFVIQGGDPTGTGTGGESYWGKPFKDEFRPNLSHTGRGILSMANSGPNTNKSQFFITFRSCAYLDKKHTIFGRVVGGFDTLTAMESVESDPKTDRPKEEIRIDSTTVFVDPYEEADAQIAEERKKTQLEEVAPESTVKTSQPKPGSQGLQTYRQGVGKYINPAATKRIAEEEPSTSAAVPVAKKKPSRGFGDFSSW
- the PPIL2 gene encoding RING-type E3 ubiquitin-protein ligase PPIL2 isoform X4, with translation MSAPEASISRTRRLETVCTSSIALASPDIPQTNFRRLPFDHCSLSLQPFVYPVCTPEGVVFDLLNIVPWLKKYGTDPSNGEKLDARSLIKLNFAKNSEGKYHCPVLFTVFTNNTHIVAVRTTGNVYAYEAVEQLNIKAKNFRDLLTDETFSRQDIITLQDPTNLDKFNVSNFFHVKNNMKITDPDEEKAKQDPSYYLKNTNAETRETLQELYKEFKGDEVLAATMRVPEKKKVDRLNAAHYSTGKVSASFTSTAMVPETTHEAAAIDEDMLRYQFVKKKGYVRLHTNRGDLNLELHCDMTPKTCENFIKLCKKQYYDGIVFHRSIRNFVIQGGDPTGTGTGGESYWGKPFKDEFRPNLSHTGRGILSMANSGPNTNKSQFFITFRSCAYLDKKHTIFGRVVGGFDTLTAMESVESDPKTDRPKEEIRIDSTTVFVDPYEEADAQIAEERKKTQLEEVAPESTVKTSQPKPGSQGLQTYRQGVGKYINPAATKRIAEEEPSTSAAVPVAKKKPSRGFGDFSSW
- the PPIL2 gene encoding RING-type E3 ubiquitin-protein ligase PPIL2 isoform X8; translated protein: MLKLDARSLIKLNFAKNSEGKYHCPVLFTVFTNNTHIVAVRTTGNVYAYEAVEQLNIKAKNFRDLLTDETFSRQDIITLQDPTNLDKFNVSNFFHVKNNMKITDPDEEKAKQDPSYYLKNTNAETRETLQELYKEFKGDEVLAATMRVPEKKKVDRLNAAHYSTGKVSASFTSTAMVPETTHEAAAIDEDMLRYQFVKKKGYVRLHTNRGDLNLELHCDMTPKTCENFIKLCKKQYYDGIVFHRSIRNFVIQGGDPTGTGTGGESYWGKPFKDEFRPNLSHTGRGILSMANSGPNTNKSQFFITFRSCAYLDKKHTIFGRVVGGFDTLTAMESVESDPKTDRPKEEIRIDSTTVFVDPYEEADAQIAEERKKTQLEEVAPESTVKTSQPKPGSQGLQTYRQGVGKYINPAATKRIAEEEPSTSAAVPVAKKKPSRGFGDFSSW